From one Candidatus Eisenbacteria bacterium genomic stretch:
- a CDS encoding aromatic aminobenezylarsenical efflux permease ArsG family transporter, whose protein sequence is MDSVLAGLAYALWLGILTSISPCPLASNVAAISFLSRKIGHPKAIFLSGFAYTAGRMVAYAVLGFIIINSLLSIPALANFLQRYVNKALGPILILSGLFLLGILKFNVRTVSLSEKHQDKLAGSGIAGAFVLGLIFALAFCPISAALFFGSLIPLALSNRLGATLPLVYGVGTGLPVLIFAFAIALGAKSLNRWFQRLTRLEYHVRKATGIIFILVGLYYVRTYLVRVF, encoded by the coding sequence ATGGACAGCGTTCTTGCAGGTCTTGCCTATGCACTCTGGCTGGGCATTCTGACTTCTATCAGCCCTTGCCCACTGGCCTCAAATGTCGCCGCGATTTCCTTTTTGTCCAGAAAGATAGGCCACCCAAAGGCGATATTTCTTTCCGGCTTCGCCTACACAGCAGGCAGGATGGTTGCATACGCAGTTCTGGGATTCATCATCATAAACTCACTTCTGAGCATCCCTGCGCTGGCGAATTTCCTGCAGCGGTACGTGAACAAGGCACTTGGCCCAATTCTGATTCTCAGCGGTCTATTTCTATTGGGTATCCTGAAATTCAACGTCCGAACTGTTTCTCTGTCTGAAAAACATCAGGATAAGCTTGCGGGATCCGGCATTGCAGGGGCATTTGTCTTAGGTCTGATATTTGCCCTGGCATTTTGTCCGATTTCTGCGGCACTGTTTTTTGGAAGCCTTATTCCGCTGGCCCTCAGTAATAGACTCGGTGCGACTCTGCCTCTGGTGTATGGCGTGGGGACTGGTCTTCCAGTCTTGATATTCGCTTTCGCCATCGCACTAGGGGCAAAGTCGTTGAATCGCTGGTTCCAGCGTCTGACGAGGCTCGAGTATCATGTGAGGAAGGCCACGGGTATCATATTTA